The window CGATGGATGAAGACTGTAGTGTTAGGATATGATTAGCTGTATTCAGGTTGCCATTGGTGAGATTTAATCTTCTCACAATAGTAAGGTCACTGCCCAATGTAACACCTGCACTAGCACCAGTTCTATTCAATGTTAAATCTCTCAACGTATTCGCACCGGTATGGAACTTAATGGTTGGTGAACTGCCTAAAGTGCCACCAATAACTAGATTGGAGGTAGATGAGCCCAGTAGGTCACCTGTGAAAGAGGAGCCATTACCATTTAGTGTAAGGGTATTTCCATTGATATCCAAATCAGCATTGGAATTACTGATCACCAAGGCGCCAGCTATCGTTAAATCAGTAGTCATGGTCTTGGTGCCTGTTCCACTGATCGTGAGATTATTATAAGGAAGATTTGGAATATTCAAGGCACCATTCTGTGCAAATTCGATGGTGCTGTTGGTCAAAGTATAAGTGCCGCCACCTGGTGTAAAAGTGCCTGTTATAGTAACAGTACTGCCCGATCCAATGGTTCTATTGCCACCTGTTGCGTTTAAGTTTGTAAAAGTGCCCGATGGAATTGTCTGTGCGCCAACTCTGTAAAACTCAACTGTAAATGGCCAGCTTTGTCCAGCAGGCATAGATGGGTTAAAGCTAGACCCTGATCTAAGTGTACCGGTTCCACTTAAGCCGGATGGTGTGCCAAATATTGCAGCAGAACTGGCTGTGCTTGTAAGGTCAAATGTGTTTCCACTCGAAATAGTAAATGTACCACTGATATTGAATGCCCCGCCAGACAGGTTTACAGTGATAGTGGTTCCTGTAATGCCTAAGTTGTACACGTTTACGCCAAAACCAAAGGAGGTTAAATTGTGTGTGCCGCTTTGTGTGAAATTAATGGTAGAGCCAGTTTGAAAGTCTCTTGTAGTTGCGGTAAATACAGTTGTGCTCACATCAGTTGCCAGATTATGTGCATAGGTTCCATTATTTTCTATAACGAAATTTGTACCACTGCCCCCATCAACAAAAGTGATGCTATGAGAGGCGGTCAATGTTCCGCCATTATTGATTTGAAGTGTAACCGCATTGATGCCTGTTGAGTTCAGTGCCAACGCGCCATTTGTTGTAAGGCTAGATCCATTACGCACAATAAAAACATCTCCGGCACTAAAACTGCCTGGAGCTGTACCACTACCATCTGTATTGGTTCCCCAGGTAGCAAGATCATTGGCATTGCCTGTTGCTTTGGAGTAATACGTAACACCTTGCCCCATGAGCAATTGCGCCAAACAAATAAAAATGGAAGACAAAACAAGTCTTACCCGCATGTTAAACAGTTTAAACAAATAATCAGCCTACACAGGGTATGGATTTCTTGGGCAGGGTTGGGGGTGTGGCGAAAATACTATTTTTCAAGCCCTTAGCCTATAGCAAGATGCATTAATAAGCACTTAAGCTGCTTCTACCAGTTTTTAGGTATCTCGGACGATGTGTAACAAAATCGGCTTTATTTATCTTGCTTAAGGCATTTTTCATGCAGGCTGATAGACTCAAAACCATATATTTGTGAACCTACGTATCTATTTATCCGGAAGGAATGATTGAGTGAGCCGGAAGATACGAAGGAAAGCCTTGGGCTTTGGAAACCATGCACTTAGAACAATAATACATGATATAAACGGGTAATGTGTCCGCCTCTGGCGGACGCCTTGCCCTTTTTTATTCACCCTAGCTCAGCCTTGTGACTGATGTGGCGGAGCTATATACCTAAGACTATGTTGAATAAACGATTTTTCGCTTTCCTGGCATTCTTACTCCTCTTTCTGGGTGGCTTTAGTTCATGCATGACTAAAAAGAAACTAGCCAGATTGAAAAACGAGTATGAGGTTTTTAGAATTGGCTTAGATAGCCTGGGCGACGTAAAAGAATGGAAGGAGAGAGATATTTTGCCTGGCGATAAGATTACATTGAATATTAACACTGAGAGTATCAACACCAATCAGGTAGAGCTATTTAACTTCGGTAAGGACTTATCTTATGTTGTTGCGGATGATAGCACAATTAACATCCCCTTGGCCGGGAAAATTAAGATTGCAGGTTTAAATAGAAGTAATGCTGCCTTGAGAATTAAAAATGAAATGGCAAAATTTATTAAGAATCCTTATGTATCAATTCAGCCGCTTGAAGTGAATATTATCGTAATGGGGCAGGTAGATCGTCAGCAGGTGGTAAGTATGCCCGAAAAGGAAGCAAATATTTTGCGTGCGCTAACACTTGCAGGTGGAATAAATCAATTTTCTAAAAGAGATTCAGTATTTGTAATCCGTGAATATGATAAAGTGAGAAAATTGATTTCGATAGACTTCAGAGATGCAAAGTCTGTATATGCTTCAGAAG is drawn from Chitinophagales bacterium and contains these coding sequences:
- a CDS encoding polysaccharide biosynthesis/export family protein is translated as MKNEYEVFRIGLDSLGDVKEWKERDILPGDKITLNINTESINTNQVELFNFGKDLSYVVADDSTINIPLAGKIKIAGLNRSNAALRIKNEMAKFIKNPYVSIQPLEVNIIVMGQVDRQQVVSMPEKEANILRALTLAGGINQFSKRDSVFVIREYDKVRKLISIDFRDAKSVYASEAFKLENNDVVVIKPNDYYYKQVRNSENSINLGRITPITTILGIFFLLIPIYSILSR